A region from the Microcoleus sp. FACHB-672 genome encodes:
- a CDS encoding AAA family ATPase yields MLSIPGVTVQTLLYESASSLIYRAARESDSQPIILKLLKDSYPTPQELVRYRTEYRITRSLEKPGVVQVYDLQKYQNTLVMFVEDFGGESLAFWMQRCRFSLEEFLQIAIEAARSLGQIHAAGVIHKDINPSNIVYNRQTGQLKIIDFSISTQLTRENPVLKTPGVLEGTLAYISPEQTGRMNRVLDYRTDFYSLGISFYQILTNQLPFTTTDPLELVHCHIAKQPLPPSEVNLGIPQLVSDIVMKLIAKTAEERYQSAYGLQADLEECRQQLHSTGIISNFPLGRHDISDKFQLPQKLYGRQLEIETLLAAFERASDFKSELMLIAGYSGIGKSALVQEIYKPITKKRGYFITGKFDQYQRNIPYSGIIRAFQELIKQLLTESEAQLNQWRKKLLEALGLNGQVIVEVIPELELIVGKQTAVPELGPDESQNRFNLAFKNFIKVFTQPEHPLALFLDDLQWSDGASLKLMQLLMNAASPGLFLMGAYRDNEVGAAHPLMLAVEEIAKKGAIINRIFLSPLDFFSVSKIICEALNSSEEKVKVFAELVEVKTGGNPFFMNEFLKSLYTENLLKFDIQSLSWQWELEQIKARDFTDNVVELMAGKIQKLPKETQEILKLAACIGNQFDLNLLTSILKKPLRETTTALFAAVAENLVTPLNNMGDVELALIALELPDSLFSITQSQSLEYKFVHDRIQQAAYSLIPTNTKEAVHRQIGQFLLKNTPPNKREEKIFDIVNKFNFALKLITERTEKDDLAQLNLTAGKKAKLSAAYQPALTYLQTGIELLASDSWQQQYHLTLSLYEQAAEAAYLNADFNLMNQFIEAVLSRAKTVLDKVKAYEVKIQAHVAQAKLNKAIHIALEILNLLGVKLPKQPNNLDILWGLLQAKLKIGSQPIASLVDLPVMTDPYPKAAMRILAKIAGAAYSSAPMLMPLIVFQKIRLSIEWGNTSESAFAYSFYGLILCGVVGDIETGYQFGQLALNLLSRLNTREVKARTEFIVHVFIRHWIEPVKETLNSLREAYAVALETGDLEYAAYSVHFYCCYAFLSGKELEQLELEIETYAQAMRQIGQERTDEGDELYYQEALQLLSQAALNLLGHSQNPCYLIGTAYDERAMLPVLEKANDRTGSYYVYFKKLILCYLFGEQGQAVANAELAEKYIDGGTALLWIPQFYFYDSLVRLALATNAEQPSSKAEKKLLQNRTIQKVISNQKKMKKWAHHAPRNNSHKYQLVEAELCRLLGKDPLAVDYYDKAITLAKDNEYIHEAAIAYELAAKFYLSKGKELAARSYMQEARYCYQLWGAVAKIKDLETRYPQLLTTTQSGIQAVKTSVSVTTTGTTSNLDIATALKASQAISGEIILDKLLSSLMKILMENAGAQKGYLVLPSQGNLLVEASGSISNEQVTVLQSIPLETCGGLSEAIINYVARTKESVVLDDAAQEGQFTKESYIQNNQIKSILCVPLINQGQLISIVYLENNLTAGAFTPERVELLQLLSGQAAISIQNSKLYTEVRENESRLAQLNQAYERFVPSQFLQFLEKSSIIDVELGDQVQLEMSVLFSDIRDFTTLSESMTPADNFKFINSYLSRMEPAITENHGFIDKYIGDAIMALFSGEADNAVKAGIAMLHRLTEYNQHRRKFGYPPIQNGIGINTGTLMLGTVGGQNRMDGTVISDAVNLASRVESLTKNYGVSLLITEQTYSRLKNSSQYAIRTIDTVKVKGKSEAVTVYEVFDANPPEIKEGKLATLPLFAEALEFYSEGKLAEAARLFKDCLCQNQGDLVAQIYFERCQKH; encoded by the coding sequence ATCCCGTGCTGAAAACGCCCGGAGTTCTGGAAGGCACACTCGCTTATATCTCGCCAGAACAAACTGGCAGGATGAATCGCGTCCTCGACTATCGCACCGACTTTTACTCCCTCGGAATCAGCTTTTATCAAATACTGACAAATCAACTTCCCTTTACCACAACAGATCCTCTGGAATTAGTCCACTGTCATATTGCCAAACAGCCATTACCCCCGTCTGAAGTCAATCTAGGAATTCCCCAATTAGTTTCAGACATTGTAATGAAGCTGATCGCGAAAACTGCCGAAGAGCGCTACCAAAGTGCCTATGGATTACAAGCCGATTTAGAAGAATGCCGGCAGCAACTTCATTCTACTGGAATTATCTCAAATTTTCCCTTAGGGCGTCACGATATTTCTGATAAATTTCAACTTCCACAAAAGCTCTATGGACGACAATTAGAAATCGAAACCTTGCTTGCTGCTTTTGAACGGGCCAGCGATTTTAAAAGCGAGTTAATGCTAATTGCTGGATATTCTGGCATTGGTAAATCAGCTTTAGTACAAGAAATTTATAAACCAATTACTAAAAAACGTGGCTACTTTATTACAGGAAAATTTGACCAATATCAACGTAATATTCCCTATAGTGGTATCATTCGTGCATTTCAAGAATTAATTAAGCAACTACTAACCGAAAGTGAAGCTCAACTGAACCAATGGCGAAAGAAACTATTAGAAGCACTAGGGTTAAACGGGCAAGTGATTGTCGAAGTCATTCCCGAATTGGAATTAATCGTTGGCAAGCAAACCGCCGTGCCAGAACTCGGACCCGACGAGTCCCAGAATCGCTTTAACTTAGCGTTTAAAAACTTCATCAAAGTCTTTACCCAACCAGAACATCCCTTAGCGTTATTTTTGGATGATTTGCAGTGGTCAGATGGAGCATCATTGAAACTAATGCAATTGTTGATGAATGCTGCTTCCCCCGGATTATTCTTAATGGGGGCGTATCGGGATAACGAGGTTGGAGCAGCGCATCCGTTGATGCTTGCAGTAGAAGAGATAGCCAAAAAAGGGGCGATTATCAATCGAATTTTCCTGTCACCTTTAGATTTTTTCAGCGTTAGCAAAATTATTTGTGAGGCGCTGAATAGCTCTGAAGAAAAAGTTAAAGTCTTTGCTGAATTAGTGGAGGTTAAAACTGGTGGCAACCCATTTTTTATGAATGAATTTTTGAAATCACTTTATACAGAAAACTTATTAAAATTTGACATTCAATCACTAAGCTGGCAGTGGGAATTAGAACAAATTAAAGCGCGGGACTTTACAGATAACGTTGTTGAACTGATGGCCGGTAAAATTCAAAAGCTACCAAAAGAAACGCAAGAAATCTTAAAACTTGCGGCATGTATCGGCAATCAATTCGATTTAAATTTATTAACTTCTATCCTTAAAAAACCTTTAAGAGAAACGACAACTGCTTTATTTGCAGCAGTCGCTGAAAATTTAGTGACGCCTCTTAACAATATGGGAGATGTAGAACTAGCACTAATCGCTCTAGAGCTTCCAGATTCTTTGTTCTCCATTACCCAATCTCAATCCCTTGAATACAAATTTGTCCATGATCGCATTCAGCAGGCAGCTTATTCCCTGATTCCCACGAATACTAAGGAAGCAGTACATCGGCAAATCGGACAATTTTTGCTAAAAAATACTCCTCCCAATAAGCGAGAAGAAAAAATATTTGACATTGTTAATAAATTCAATTTTGCTCTAAAATTAATTACTGAGCGCACAGAAAAAGATGACCTCGCTCAATTAAATCTGACTGCCGGCAAAAAAGCGAAGCTATCAGCGGCCTATCAGCCGGCCCTGACTTATTTACAAACAGGGATAGAACTGTTAGCAAGCGATAGCTGGCAGCAACAGTATCATCTCACTCTCTCGCTATACGAACAGGCCGCAGAAGCCGCTTATCTCAACGCGGACTTTAACTTGATGAACCAATTCATTGAGGCGGTACTGTCACGAGCTAAAACCGTGCTAGATAAAGTGAAAGCTTATGAGGTAAAAATTCAAGCACACGTTGCCCAAGCTAAGTTGAATAAAGCAATCCATATTGCATTAGAAATCCTAAATTTGCTGGGAGTTAAGTTACCTAAACAACCTAATAATCTCGATATTTTGTGGGGACTACTACAGGCAAAGCTCAAAATAGGATCGCAACCGATTGCAAGCTTAGTTGACCTGCCGGTGATGACCGATCCTTACCCGAAAGCAGCGATGCGGATTCTGGCTAAAATTGCCGGTGCGGCTTACTCAAGCGCACCAATGCTGATGCCGCTGATTGTGTTTCAAAAGATTAGGTTATCTATCGAGTGGGGGAATACTTCTGAATCTGCTTTCGCTTACAGTTTCTATGGATTAATTCTCTGTGGCGTTGTTGGCGATATTGAAACCGGCTATCAATTCGGTCAACTCGCTCTTAACCTACTCTCACGACTCAATACAAGAGAAGTTAAAGCTAGAACCGAATTCATCGTTCATGTCTTTATCAGACACTGGATAGAGCCGGTTAAAGAAACATTGAATTCACTGCGGGAAGCTTATGCAGTTGCACTCGAAACTGGAGATTTAGAATACGCTGCCTATTCAGTTCATTTCTACTGTTGTTATGCCTTTTTAAGCGGAAAAGAATTGGAGCAATTGGAGTTAGAGATAGAAACTTACGCCCAGGCCATGCGCCAAATTGGGCAAGAAAGAACCGATGAGGGAGATGAGTTGTATTATCAGGAAGCTCTGCAATTGCTCAGCCAGGCAGCTTTGAACTTGCTAGGCCACTCACAAAACCCTTGTTATTTGATTGGCACCGCTTATGACGAACGAGCGATGCTGCCTGTGCTTGAAAAGGCGAATGACCGCACTGGAAGTTACTATGTGTACTTCAAAAAATTAATACTTTGCTACTTGTTTGGTGAGCAAGGGCAAGCAGTCGCCAATGCCGAATTAGCTGAAAAATATATAGATGGCGGAACCGCCCTTCTCTGGATTCCTCAATTTTATTTTTATGATTCTCTAGTGCGTCTTGCACTCGCTACTAATGCTGAGCAACCCTCTAGCAAAGCAGAGAAAAAGCTCCTCCAAAACCGCACAATTCAAAAGGTAATTTCCAATCAGAAAAAAATGAAAAAATGGGCGCATCATGCACCTAGGAATAACTCGCATAAATATCAGCTTGTGGAGGCTGAACTTTGCCGGCTTTTAGGAAAAGATCCCCTCGCAGTAGATTATTACGACAAAGCCATTACCCTCGCCAAAGATAACGAATACATCCATGAAGCGGCTATCGCTTACGAACTCGCCGCCAAGTTTTATTTATCCAAAGGAAAAGAATTAGCTGCTAGATCTTATATGCAGGAAGCTCGTTATTGTTATCAGCTATGGGGGGCAGTTGCTAAAATCAAGGATTTAGAAACGCGATATCCCCAATTACTGACCACAACTCAATCAGGAATTCAAGCTGTTAAAACTTCTGTATCCGTAACAACTACTGGTACTACTTCAAACTTGGATATTGCTACAGCGCTTAAAGCTTCTCAAGCAATTTCCGGCGAAATTATACTGGATAAGTTACTCTCTAGTTTAATGAAGATTCTGATGGAGAATGCGGGAGCGCAAAAAGGCTATCTGGTTTTACCAAGTCAGGGGAACCTACTAGTTGAAGCGTCAGGGTCAATCAGTAACGAACAGGTAACTGTCTTGCAGTCAATCCCCCTTGAAACCTGTGGGGGACTGTCGGAAGCAATTATTAATTATGTTGCGAGAACCAAAGAAAGCGTAGTTTTGGATGATGCTGCTCAAGAGGGGCAGTTTACTAAGGAATCTTATATCCAAAATAATCAGATAAAATCGATTCTGTGCGTGCCGCTGATCAACCAAGGCCAACTCATCAGTATTGTTTACTTGGAAAATAACCTGACGGCAGGAGCGTTTACTCCTGAACGAGTGGAGCTTTTACAATTGTTATCCGGACAGGCAGCGATTTCGATTCAAAATTCTAAGCTTTATACAGAAGTCCGCGAGAATGAAAGCCGGCTGGCTCAACTCAACCAAGCCTACGAACGTTTTGTACCCAGCCAGTTTCTCCAGTTTTTAGAAAAATCCAGCATTATCGATGTGGAATTAGGCGATCAGGTGCAGTTAGAAATGTCGGTGCTGTTCTCCGACATTCGCGACTTCACCACCCTCAGTGAAAGTATGACACCGGCAGATAATTTTAAATTTATTAATTCCTACTTGAGCCGTATGGAGCCGGCTATCACTGAGAATCACGGGTTTATCGATAAATACATTGGCGATGCGATTATGGCGCTATTTAGTGGGGAGGCAGATAATGCGGTGAAAGCGGGAATTGCCATGCTGCACCGGCTCACTGAATACAATCAACATCGCCGTAAATTTGGCTACCCACCGATTCAAAATGGCATCGGTATCAACACCGGCACCTTAATGTTAGGAACCGTTGGCGGACAAAACCGCATGGACGGTACCGTAATTTCTGACGCTGTTAATTTAGCTTCTCGTGTGGAAAGTTTAACCAAAAATTACGGAGTCTCGCTGCTAATTACCGAGCAAACTTATTCGCGCCTAAAAAATTCATCCCAATACGCAATCCGTACCATCGATACGGTGAAGGTTAAGGGAAAATCTGAAGCCGTGACAGTTTATGAGGTGTTTGATGCTAATCCGCCAGAAATTAAAGAGGGCAAGTTAGCCACCCTGCCATTGTTTGCAGAAGCTTTGGAGTTTTACTCGGAAGGAAAGTTAGCAGAGGCGGCACGACTGTTTAAGGATTGTCTGTGTCAAAATCAGGGCGACCTCGTGGCGCAAATTTATTTTGAGCGATGTCAAAAACACTAG
- the rppA gene encoding two-component system response regulator RppA: protein MRIILVEDEPDLGAAIKRTLHQEAYVVDWAQDGDEAWGYLESQWTEYSLGILDWLLPGVSGLELCKRLRKRNNSMPVLMLTAKDRMEDKVAGLDAGADDYLVKPFGMAELLARLRALQRRSPQIQSQQLHFGNFTLDYGTRTLGFQDAAGQPQVISLTNKEFQLLEYFIRHPNQIVTRDQLLNQLWELGAEPASNVVAAQMRLLRRKLQEKGYDQLIETVYGLGYRFNPTER, encoded by the coding sequence ATGAGGATTATTCTAGTTGAAGATGAGCCAGATTTGGGTGCGGCAATTAAGCGCACACTCCATCAAGAAGCGTATGTGGTTGATTGGGCGCAAGATGGCGATGAAGCTTGGGGTTATTTAGAAAGCCAGTGGACAGAATACTCGCTAGGAATTCTTGATTGGTTGCTGCCTGGGGTGTCGGGATTGGAGTTATGTAAACGACTGCGAAAGCGGAACAATTCCATGCCGGTGCTGATGCTAACTGCAAAAGATCGGATGGAAGATAAAGTGGCTGGATTGGATGCCGGCGCGGATGACTATTTAGTGAAGCCCTTTGGCATGGCAGAATTATTGGCGCGGTTGCGTGCACTACAGCGACGATCTCCGCAAATTCAATCCCAACAGTTGCACTTTGGCAATTTCACGCTAGATTATGGCACCCGCACGCTTGGTTTTCAAGACGCTGCCGGTCAGCCGCAAGTTATTTCTTTGACGAACAAAGAATTTCAGTTATTAGAGTATTTCATTAGGCATCCTAATCAAATTGTGACCCGCGACCAACTGCTCAATCAACTATGGGAATTGGGTGCAGAACCGGCAAGTAATGTCGTAGCAGCTCAGATGCGTTTGTTGCGACGCAAACTGCAAGAAAAAGGCTACGATCAGCTAATAGAAACCGTTTATGGGCTGGGATATCGCTTTAATCCAACAGAGCGATGA
- a CDS encoding AI-2E family transporter, with the protein MPITSKTISYIYSGLVIKMSVPATKDVWDRLTNLVLIRFLLLFAVGWAGLRLLQYFETVIVVFTIAAIVAFLLSYPVKWLRRFLPHGAAVGVVFLLGFLVIGGLTVTVGVTLLSQGQQLIDSVTDFVNALAPLSERVENFLRERSLQVNLRVVEEQLRNQALAGVVSSLAVLQMFLTNLLNFILIMVIAFFMLLDGKKLWTLMLKVIPRHLHKRLTVIVERNFLGFFQGQIVLMLFLVTSTFIVLLILQVKFPLILAVLVGIFDLIPGIGAALGIGLISFIVLAQNVWLALKVLLACIVLQQIQDNIIYPRIMQNSLNIHPVVVFFALLVGARAAGLLGIFIAIPLAGVFINWFEIDEMKGDAELTTET; encoded by the coding sequence ATGCCTATTACATCAAAAACTATTTCATATATTTATTCAGGGCTAGTGATAAAAATGAGTGTTCCTGCTACCAAAGATGTCTGGGATAGGCTAACTAACTTAGTATTGATTCGTTTTTTACTTTTATTTGCTGTGGGGTGGGCCGGCCTGCGGCTTTTACAATATTTTGAAACAGTTATTGTTGTTTTTACAATTGCGGCAATTGTTGCTTTTTTGTTGAGCTATCCCGTGAAATGGCTGCGCCGATTTTTACCCCACGGGGCAGCAGTTGGCGTTGTTTTTTTACTAGGATTTCTAGTAATTGGCGGTCTAACTGTTACCGTAGGCGTCACGCTTTTATCCCAAGGTCAGCAATTGATTGATAGCGTCACGGACTTTGTCAACGCCCTTGCCCCACTCTCGGAACGAGTAGAAAATTTCTTGCGAGAGCGAAGTCTTCAAGTTAATTTGCGGGTTGTTGAAGAACAATTAAGAAATCAAGCTTTAGCAGGAGTTGTTTCTAGTCTTGCCGTCTTACAAATGTTTTTAACAAATTTGTTAAACTTTATATTAATTATGGTCATTGCTTTTTTCATGCTTTTGGATGGAAAAAAGCTTTGGACACTGATGCTTAAAGTTATTCCCCGTCATTTACACAAGCGCTTGACAGTGATCGTTGAGCGTAACTTCTTAGGTTTTTTTCAAGGCCAAATTGTGTTGATGTTATTTTTAGTGACTTCAACTTTTATCGTTCTTTTAATTTTACAAGTAAAGTTTCCTTTAATTTTGGCGGTACTGGTTGGAATTTTTGATTTAATACCCGGAATTGGAGCAGCCCTAGGAATTGGCTTAATTTCTTTCATTGTGCTAGCGCAAAATGTTTGGCTAGCGCTGAAAGTTTTGTTGGCTTGCATCGTTCTTCAGCAGATTCAAGATAATATAATTTATCCAAGAATCATGCAAAATTCATTGAATATTCATCCTGTTGTTGTGTTTTTTGCTTTATTGGTAGGGGCAAGAGCCGCAGGTCTGCTAGGCATTTTTATTGCGATTCCATTGGCAGGAGTTTTTATTAACTGGTTTGAAATAGACGAAATGAAAGGGGATGCAGAATTAACCACTGAAACTTAA
- the petN gene encoding cytochrome b6-f complex subunit PetN has protein sequence MDILTLGWTSLLVVFTFSIAMVVWGRNGL, from the coding sequence ATGGATATTCTGACGCTTGGTTGGACTTCGCTACTGGTTGTATTTACGTTCTCTATTGCAATGGTGGTCTGGGGCCGCAACGGTTTGTAG
- a CDS encoding SDR family oxidoreductase: MTTESYVFLAGASRGVGEQIAFCLMNQAVKVKALLRSETNRTQLESMGLKVATGDALDVAAVEQAMQGDEPIYAVISTIGGLPKDGERADYLGNKNLIDAAVKAGVQKFILVSSIGAGESVLALPPQALQTLGPVLVEKEKAEQHLINSGLTYTIIRPGGLKSEPATGNGLLTEDHRVAGTIHRADVAHLVCQCLASEAANNKILSAVDRNMMYGQPEFAEFKLS; this comes from the coding sequence ATGACAACAGAATCTTATGTTTTTCTAGCCGGCGCGAGTCGGGGAGTGGGTGAGCAAATCGCTTTCTGTTTGATGAACCAAGCAGTAAAGGTGAAAGCACTACTGAGAAGCGAGACAAACCGGACTCAACTGGAATCGATGGGTCTTAAAGTCGCGACAGGCGATGCTTTGGATGTGGCGGCTGTTGAGCAGGCGATGCAGGGAGATGAGCCGATTTATGCCGTGATTAGCACAATTGGCGGTTTACCAAAAGATGGGGAAAGAGCAGATTATTTGGGCAATAAAAACCTGATTGATGCTGCGGTGAAAGCGGGTGTGCAAAAGTTTATTTTGGTTTCTTCAATTGGTGCCGGCGAGAGTGTGCTAGCATTGCCGCCACAAGCTTTACAAACTCTAGGGCCGGTTTTGGTTGAGAAAGAAAAAGCTGAGCAACATTTGATCAATAGTGGCCTGACTTACACAATTATTCGACCCGGTGGATTAAAATCGGAACCGGCAACCGGCAATGGCCTCCTCACCGAAGATCATCGGGTTGCCGGCACGATTCACCGCGCAGATGTGGCGCATTTGGTGTGCCAGTGTCTAGCTTCAGAAGCGGCAAATAATAAAATTTTGTCAGCGGTTGATCGCAATATGATGTACGGCCAGCCAGAGTTTGCGGAATTTAAGTTAAGTTAA
- a CDS encoding class I SAM-dependent methyltransferase — translation MEKHEQLTIAEYQLTAESFRAGTWDHDVSQNRDALVAAMPRNPGKILDIGCGPGRDLVAFKGQGHTVIGLDATPAFVEMAQQAAGCEVWQQSFLSLDLPQATFDGIFANASLIHVPSSQMVKVLRDLHNSLVAGGVIVMSLCRGDTEGYSARPTGYRYVAGWEYETLSPCLEAAGFEIVDHYYRPPGLPCEEQSWLVMVGRKSGS, via the coding sequence GTGGAGAAGCACGAACAACTGACCATCGCGGAGTACCAGCTAACGGCTGAATCTTTCCGCGCCGGCACTTGGGATCATGATGTGTCCCAAAATCGGGATGCTTTAGTGGCGGCGATGCCCAGAAATCCCGGTAAAATTCTGGATATAGGTTGTGGCCCTGGACGTGATTTAGTAGCATTCAAAGGTCAGGGACATACGGTGATCGGTTTGGATGCGACACCGGCATTTGTGGAAATGGCGCAGCAGGCAGCCGGTTGTGAGGTTTGGCAGCAGTCGTTTTTGAGTCTCGATCTACCCCAGGCAACGTTTGATGGGATTTTTGCCAATGCGTCGCTGATCCACGTTCCTAGCAGCCAAATGGTGAAGGTACTGAGGGATTTGCACAACTCGCTGGTTGCCGGTGGTGTGATCGTGATGTCGCTGTGTCGCGGCGATACGGAGGGTTACAGTGCGCGTCCCACCGGCTATCGCTATGTTGCCGGCTGGGAATATGAAACCCTATCTCCTTGTTTGGAAGCTGCCGGTTTTGAGATTGTAGATCATTACTATCGCCCACCCGGATTGCCTTGCGAAGAGCAATCTTGGTTGGTAATGGTAGGGCGTAAAAGCGGTTCATGA
- a CDS encoding adenylate/guanylate cyclase domain-containing protein has product MRQLIDKFLAAFTRLLYKRIILILAILFCTGVAVAMSNMSRLSSDLIESQARQNAALYAQAMKEARTLYTSETVDRLEDIKGVTVTHDYPKYSGGIPVPATYLLELGHSLSEKNTGMSVRVYSDYPFPWRKEEGGAKDKFEEQALEYLRQYPKETFARLENYQGRPSFRYAEADTLKPSCVGCHNTHPDSPKKDWNVGDVRGILEIVTPLDSFIAKTRTGLGGTFAMLSVLSVLALSGLTLVIGRLRQTSKELERRVVERTAQLQETNQELTLEQEKSERLLLNILPQPIADQLKQGHHTIADWFGEVTVLFADIVGFTQLSDRVSPTELVNVLNEIFSGFDRLTEKYSLEKIKTIGDNYMVAGGLPTQRPDHAEAIAEMALDMQHEIKQFNAKHNAELSIRIGMNTGPVVAGVIGTKKFIYDLWGDAVNTASRMESHGIPGAIQVTANTYERLRDKFAFQERGVMEIKGKGQMTTYLLTGRIKSELQASGRTGE; this is encoded by the coding sequence ATGCGCCAGTTAATTGATAAATTTTTGGCTGCGTTCACACGCCTGTTGTATAAGCGCATTATCCTGATTCTGGCAATTTTATTTTGCACTGGCGTTGCGGTGGCGATGTCTAATATGTCTCGTCTTTCGTCGGATCTAATTGAATCACAAGCACGCCAGAATGCCGCTCTCTACGCTCAAGCAATGAAAGAGGCACGCACACTTTATACTTCAGAAACGGTTGATCGTTTAGAAGACATTAAGGGCGTAACTGTTACCCACGACTACCCAAAGTACAGCGGGGGAATTCCTGTGCCGGCAACGTACTTACTAGAACTTGGTCATAGCCTCAGTGAAAAAAATACTGGAATGTCCGTCCGGGTGTACAGTGACTATCCCTTTCCGTGGCGAAAAGAGGAAGGAGGCGCAAAAGACAAATTTGAAGAACAAGCACTAGAATATTTGAGACAATATCCGAAAGAAACATTCGCTCGTCTAGAAAATTATCAAGGCCGGCCTTCTTTCCGTTATGCAGAGGCAGACACCCTTAAACCTAGCTGTGTCGGCTGTCATAACACTCACCCCGATAGCCCTAAAAAAGATTGGAACGTGGGAGATGTGCGGGGAATTTTAGAAATCGTTACTCCCCTCGATAGCTTCATCGCTAAGACGCGCACCGGCTTGGGGGGAACCTTCGCCATGCTCAGTGTATTATCTGTGCTGGCACTGTCAGGACTAACGCTGGTCATTGGCCGGCTGCGTCAAACTTCTAAAGAATTAGAAAGGCGTGTGGTCGAACGCACCGCTCAATTGCAAGAAACCAATCAAGAACTAACATTAGAACAAGAAAAATCCGAGCGATTGTTACTAAATATCTTACCGCAACCGATTGCCGACCAGTTGAAACAAGGACACCATACTATCGCTGATTGGTTTGGTGAAGTTACGGTTCTTTTTGCTGATATTGTTGGCTTTACGCAGTTGTCTGACCGAGTTTCACCAACAGAATTAGTGAATGTTCTTAACGAAATTTTTTCAGGATTTGATCGACTGACTGAGAAGTATAGTTTAGAAAAGATTAAGACGATTGGTGACAATTATATGGTTGCCGGCGGCCTTCCTACTCAGCGCCCCGATCATGCAGAAGCCATTGCTGAAATGGCGCTGGATATGCAACACGAAATTAAGCAATTTAATGCCAAGCACAATGCAGAACTCAGCATCCGTATTGGCATGAACACCGGGCCGGTTGTTGCGGGGGTCATTGGCACCAAAAAGTTTATTTATGACCTTTGGGGTGATGCAGTGAATACGGCTAGCCGCATGGAATCTCACGGCATTCCCGGTGCTATTCAAGTTACAGCCAACACTTACGAACGCTTACGAGATAAATTTGCATTCCAAGAACGGGGTGTGATGGAAATTAAAGGCAAAGGACAGATGACGACTTATTTACTCACCGGCAGGATAAAAAGTGAGCTTCAGGCGAGTGGGAGAACGGGAGAGTAA
- a CDS encoding class I SAM-dependent methyltransferase: protein MNSSLTSQPNDLPPQTPAAADKQIFPGEVFGNTADFDTGIRQLLPRYDEMLDTIVRCIPSNSLRILELGCGTGELSLKILNRYPTAELVAVDYSPRMLEFAQEKIHAAGYAHRVTWIEADFGELANSQKSMGEGFDCAVSSLAIHHLRDEMKLKLLDWINQNLNTGGCFWNADPILPELPAMAEVYQAVREEWANTQGQTLAEVRAKIGNSTPQGHSNPDQLATLAAHLEMLKTAGFEPVAVPWKYYGLAVFGGFKP from the coding sequence GTGAATTCGAGTTTAACGTCTCAACCAAACGATCTGCCCCCTCAAACACCGGCAGCCGCAGACAAACAGATATTTCCTGGTGAAGTATTTGGCAACACGGCTGATTTTGACACCGGCATCCGCCAACTTTTGCCGCGTTACGATGAAATGCTGGATACGATTGTCCGTTGTATTCCCAGCAACAGCCTTCGCATCCTCGAACTTGGCTGTGGTACCGGCGAACTTAGTCTAAAAATTCTCAACCGCTATCCCACTGCCGAGTTAGTCGCTGTGGATTATTCACCGCGAATGCTTGAATTTGCCCAGGAAAAAATCCACGCTGCTGGATACGCCCACAGAGTCACTTGGATTGAAGCTGATTTTGGTGAATTGGCAAACAGCCAGAAATCGATGGGAGAGGGTTTTGATTGCGCTGTTTCTTCCCTCGCCATTCACCATCTCAGGGATGAGATGAAGTTGAAATTATTGGATTGGATTAACCAAAATCTGAATACCGGCGGCTGTTTCTGGAATGCTGATCCGATTTTGCCGGAATTGCCGGCAATGGCAGAAGTTTATCAAGCGGTACGTGAGGAGTGGGCGAACACTCAGGGACAAACTCTGGCAGAGGTTCGCGCCAAGATCGGCAACAGCACCCCACAAGGGCATTCTAATCCTGATCAATTAGCCACTTTAGCGGCTCATTTAGAGATGCTAAAAACGGCAGGATTTGAGCCGGTGGCTGTTCCTTGGAAATATTATGGGTTGGCTGTTTTTGGCGGATTTAAACCTTAG